In Candida dubliniensis CD36 chromosome 6, complete sequence, the following are encoded in one genomic region:
- a CDS encoding DNA polymerase gamma subunit, putative (Similar to S. cerevisiae MIP1;~In S. cerevisiae: catalytic subunit of the mitochondrial DNA polymerase; conserved C-terminal segment is required for the maintenance of mitochondrial genome), with translation MSSKRFLLRRMSNIHRSFVTSLRRRQQQSSSSSSLSSQKFIEKPRVNQLGIQYLSNDLHKKVFPTTSTQDYLSPQYPQLLEISKKHLQENELLGKKTQITEPITINNFPPLVGKSMDEHFNKLGQKSSDPYLTMATNFLKKELPSKPSKSQWKFQSGWTRYTNDGNPPQQVPYPLEDTLVFDVEVMYKISNYPVMATCASNEAWYGWVSPALLDWGKQINITTDKIDWNHLIPMNCAKKPKVIIGYNVSYDRARILEEYNIKQTKAFYLDGMSLHVATSGICSRQRPKWAKYNKVKKLSQEDVDEIEGTLEEEEEQLSNDTNKVSDYGKLLSDGFQVAVELEVADDPWLLMGAPNSLANVARFHCNIHLDKTDRDYFATEDPNLIIDNFSKLMDYCAKDVDATFEVTKKLFPVFIQRVPHPVSFAALRHLGTLILPTTTKWPKYIDSAESLYESNRQEVTSTLQQLANDLVAHIKHKNRKKPNYETDPWLSQLNWQLKEARLKKDGTPYKKSAYMTGYPEWYRELFKTSKGEEMNLTLKTRITPLLLRLKWEGHPLFWVDSQGWCFKVPFDDDNEISRLTEKKYVQPKLTEEEINQTRDVLLTKGKSYILFKVPHPNGPSSRCTHILSKLYVRNFEDGTLTSEYDYATKILNLNNEASYWLGNRNRIKDQFVVYNQLGKNKFFDTIKESKEHSSMGIIIPNLATMGTITRRATENTWLTASNAKKNRIGSELKSLIEAPKGYCFVGADVDSEELWIASLVGDSMLQIHGGTALGWMTLEGEKSQKTDLHSKTASILGISRNDAKVFNYGRIYGAGVKFATRLLKQFNGNITDEEADKVARQLYDSTKGRTAMTKYLPSKIYYGGTESIMFNTLEAIAQQEEPKTPVLGASITDALNVKNLNTNQYMTSRVNWTIQSSGVDYLHLLIISMEYLIEKYGIEARLAITVHDELRYLVKETDKYKAALLLQISNIWTRAMFCEQLGIKEVPQSCAFFSEVDIDHVLRKEVSMDCITPSNPTPIPFGESLNIGQLLLKCQHGDILVDKNIKPLTLRTMKYKPRNPIINELDGDLSIIEKIAKIELQTSIDKDEWKKNLYNFIKISRNNKQNGKIIKSIDKSQRVMKKKSIIEFDLQQDNKKKKEIKYRKDIPKMKISPTTTTTSSSTVTSTISTNSRSINPKNETAIKADKSNTSANILNWESNGKSYNSNNGKIIYRKTSSKINSFNKSSNGSTTTTVPQTTINNNRQQIFLQQQRHFKTSTRLQSIMNEDYSLRLPSSPSPPSPRRRRWRNPNLISEQKLMVSTDLSIMNMMMKKIELNSRRRRRQEQEQEQ, from the coding sequence atGTCATCTAAGCGATTTCTACTACGAAGGATGAGTAATATCCACCGTAGTTTTGTCACATCGCTTCGAAGAAGACAACAAcagctgctgctgctgctgctgctatCACTGCAGAAATTTATTGAGAAACCAAGAGTAAATCAATTGGGTATACAGTACTTATCTAATGATCTTCATAAAAAAGTTTTCCCCACCACATCAACTCAAGATTATCTATCACCCCAATATCCACAATTGTTAGAAATATCTAAAAAACATTTacaagaaaatgaattattgggtaaaaaaacacaaataACTGAACCAATAACCATAAATAATTTCCCACCTTTAGTTGGTAAATCAATGGATGAacattttaataaattaggACAAAAATCTTCTGATCCTTATTTAACTATGgcaacaaattttttaaagaaagaattacCTTCAAAACCTCTGAAATCACAATGGAAATTTCAATCTGGTTGGACAAGATATACTAATGATGGCAATCCTCCTCAACAAGTTCCATATCCTTTAGAAGATACATTAGTATTTGACGTTGAAGTTATGTATAAGATTTCCAATTATCCTGTAATGGCCACTTGTGCTTCTAATGAAGCATGGTATGGTTGGGTTTCACCAGCATTACTTGATTGGGGGAAACAAATCAACATTACTACCGATAAAATCGATTGGAATCATTTAATACCGATGAATTGTGccaaaaaaccaaaagttATTATTGGATATAATGTTAGTTATGATCGAGCAAGAATTTTGGAAGAATATAAtatcaaacaaacaaaagcATTTTATCTTGATGGGATGTCATTGCATGTTGCTACTAGTGGGATTTGTTCTAGACAAAGACCTAAATGGGCTAAATATAACAAAGTTAAGAAATTATCCCAAGAAGATGTTGATGAGATAGAAGGAActttggaagaagaagaagaacaattATCCAATGATACCAATAAGGTGTCAGATTATGGTAAACTTTTAAGTGATGGATTTCAAGTTGCTGTAGAACTTGAAGTTGCTGATGATCCTTGGTTATTGATGGGAGCACCTAATTCATTAGCCAATGTTGCTAGATTTCATTGTAATATTCATTTGGATAAAACTGATCGAGATTATTTTGCCACTGAAGATcctaatttgattattgacAATTTCTCTAAATTAATGGATTATTGTGCTAAAGATGTTGATGCAACTTTTGAAGTCACCAAAAAATTATTCCCAGTATTTATACAAAGAGTACCACATCCAGTATCATTTGCGGCATTGAGACATTTAGGAACATTAAttttaccaacaacaactaaatggccaaaatatattgattcTGCAGAATCTTTGTATGAATCGAATCGACAAGAAGTGACTAGTACTTTACAACAATTGGCCAATGATTTGGTTGCACATATTAAACACAAGAACCGAAAAAAACCCAATTATGAAACTGATCCTTGGTTGAGTCAATTGAATTGGCAATTGAAAGAGGCAAGACTTAAAAAAGATGGAACTCCATATAAAAAATCCGCTTATATGACTGGGTATCCTGAATGGTATCGTGAATTATTCAAAACTTCAAAAGGTGAAGAAATGAATTTAACTTTGAAAACTCGAATCACTCCATTATTACTTCGATTAAAATGGGAGGGACATCCATTATTTTGGGTAGATTCTCAAGGATGGTGTTTTAAAGTAccatttgatgatgataatgaaatttcCCGATTAACAGAGAAAAAATATGTTCAACCAAAATtaactgaagaagaaattaatcaaaCTAGAGATGTATTATTAACAAAGGGGAAAtcatatattttatttaaagttCCTCATCCAAATGGTCCATCACTGAGATGTACTcatattttatcaaaattatatgTAAGAAATTTTGAAGATGGTACTCTTACATCAGAATATGATTATGCTACCaagattttaaatttaaataatgaagCATCATATTGGTTAGGTAATCGTAATAGAATTAAAgatcaatttgttgtttataatcaattggggaaaaataaattttttgatacCATAAAGGAAAGTAAAGAACATTCATCCATGGGGATAATTATTCCTAATTTAGCCACTATGGGGACAATTACTCGACGTGCTACAGAAAATACTTGGCTTACTGCATCGAATGCTAAAAAAAATCGAATTGGATCtgaattaaaatcattaattgaagCACCTAAAggttattgttttgttggAGCTGATGTTGATTCTGAAGAATTATGGATTGCATCATTAGTTGGTGATTCAATGCTTCAAATTCATGGAGGTACTGCTTTAGGATGGATGACATTAGAAGGTGAAAAATCTCAGAAAACTGATTTACATTCCAAGACTGCAAGTATATTAGGGATATCTCGTAATGATGCAAAAGTGTTTAATTATGGGAGAATTTATGGAGCTGGAGTTAAATTTGCTACGAgattattaaaacaatttaatgGTAATATAACTGATGAAGAAGCCGATAAAGTTGCTCGACAATTATATGATAGTACTAAAGGTCGTACTGCCATGACGAAATATTTACCTCtgaaaatttattatgGAGGCACGGAATCAATCATGTTCAATACATTAGAAGCCATTGCTCAACAAGAAGAACCGAAAACTCCAGTTTTAGGAGCAAGTATTACTGATGCTTTAAATGTTAAGAATTTAAATACCAATCAATATATGACATCAAGAGTTAATTGGACAATTCAAAGTTCTGGAGTTGATTATTTacatttattgattatttctatggaatatttaattgaaaaatatggtATTGAAGCAAGATTAGCAATTACAGTTCATGATGAATTACGTTATTTAGTTAAAGAAACTGATAAATACAAGGCAGCACTTTTATTACAAATTAGTAATATTTGGACTCGAGCAATGTTTTGTGAACAATTAGGTATTAAAGAAGTACCACAATCTTGTGCTTTTTTCAGTGAAGTTGATATTGATCATGTGTTACGGAAAGAAGTTTCTATGGATTGTATTACCCCATCTAATCCTACACCGATCCCCTTTGGtgaatcattaaatattggtcaattattattgaaatgtCAACATGGAGATATATTAGTTGATAAGAATATTAAACCTTTGACATTAAGAACAATGAAATATAAACCTCGAAAtccaattattaatgaattagatGGGGATTTGTCAATTATTGAGAAAATTgctaaaattgaattacaaacatcaattgataaagatgaatggaaaaaaaatttatacaattttattaaaatttcacgtaataataaacaaaatgggaaaataattaaatcaattgataaatctcAACGagtaatgaaaaaaaaatcaattattgaatttgatttacaacaagataataaaaagaagaaagaaataaagtATAGGAAAGACATtccaaaaatgaaaatttcccccaccaccaccaccaccagcagCAGTACCGTTACCTCcacaatatcaacaaattcaagGTCTATTAATCCCAAAAATGAAACCGCAATAAAAGCTGATAAATCTAACACTAGCGCAAACATATTAAATTGGGAATCTAATGGAAAATCATATAATTCTAACAATGGAAAAATAATCTATCGGAAAACCTCGAgtaaaataaattcatttaacAAATCTTCTAATggatcaacaacaacaacagtaccacaaacaacaatcaataacAATCGTCAACAGAtttttttacaacaacaacgtcATTTCAAAACCAGTACAAGATTacaatcaataatgaaTGAAGATTATTCATTACGATTaccatcatcaccatcaccaccatcaccacgacgacgacgatgGAGAAATCCTAATCTTATATCAGAGCAGAAATTAATGGTTTCTACTGATTTATCTATTATgaatatgatgatgaaaaagattGAATTAAACTcacgacgacgacgacgacaagaacaagaacaagaacaatag